A part of Larkinella insperata genomic DNA contains:
- a CDS encoding SDR family oxidoreductase, with product MNIAVLGATGLIGKPVTEQLIAAGYTVTILARNPDKAKALFPKARIVRADLRNPESLRAGLQNQQAVYLNLSVRQAEKPGDFHTETDGMKILLDEARRAGVRRIGYMSSLVMRYQGMNGFDWWVFEVKHEAVRLLKQSGLPVTIFYPSTFMESFSMQTQGPVLPLAGQSDVRMWFVAGQDYGRQVARALQLPGDQNREYVVQGPEAHTYEAGAKLFVDQYAKRKLTLVKAPLGVLKFLGRFSRTVNYGAHIVEALNRYPESFEAEQTWTDLGPPTLTIGDYAQQAP from the coding sequence ATGAACATCGCCGTTCTGGGAGCCACGGGGCTGATCGGGAAGCCCGTTACGGAGCAACTGATTGCGGCCGGGTATACCGTTACGATTCTGGCGCGCAACCCCGATAAAGCCAAAGCCCTGTTTCCCAAGGCCCGGATCGTCCGGGCCGATTTGCGGAACCCGGAAAGCCTGCGGGCCGGACTGCAAAACCAGCAGGCCGTTTACCTGAACCTGTCCGTCCGGCAGGCCGAAAAACCGGGCGACTTTCACACCGAAACCGACGGGATGAAAATTCTGCTGGACGAGGCCCGGCGGGCGGGGGTCCGGCGCATCGGCTATATGTCGTCGCTCGTGATGCGCTATCAGGGCATGAACGGTTTTGACTGGTGGGTGTTCGAGGTAAAGCACGAAGCGGTGCGGTTGTTGAAGCAGTCGGGGCTCCCGGTCACCATTTTTTACCCGTCCACGTTCATGGAGAGTTTCTCGATGCAGACGCAGGGTCCGGTTTTGCCGCTGGCGGGGCAGTCCGACGTTCGCATGTGGTTTGTGGCCGGGCAGGACTACGGTCGGCAGGTGGCGCGGGCCCTGCAACTGCCGGGCGATCAAAACCGCGAGTACGTTGTTCAGGGGCCGGAAGCCCACACCTACGAAGCCGGTGCGAAGCTGTTTGTCGATCAGTACGCGAAGCGAAAACTAACCCTGGTTAAAGCCCCGCTGGGCGTTTTGAAATTCCTGGGGCGGTTTAGCCGAACGGTCAACTATGGCGCGCACATCGTGGAAGCACTAAACAGGTATCCCGAAAGCTTCGAAGCCGAACAAACCTGGACCGACCTGGGCCCGCCGACCCTGACCATCGGTGATTACGCCCAGCAGGCTCCCTGA
- a CDS encoding DUF3140 domain-containing protein, producing the protein MNEEEKKDVLNEFNDLVNMSPSELEKWLDTEESKSVGWDSGDGESVGHKSGEKIIDIKRKKQADLTDRDFEHMRKVVGYIKRHSAQRPKEVKGSNWEYSLKNWGHNPE; encoded by the coding sequence ATGAACGAGGAAGAAAAAAAAGACGTGCTCAACGAATTTAACGACCTGGTGAACATGAGCCCGTCGGAACTGGAAAAATGGCTGGACACGGAAGAGTCGAAGTCTGTGGGCTGGGACAGTGGCGATGGCGAATCTGTCGGCCACAAGTCGGGCGAGAAAATCATTGATATCAAGCGCAAGAAACAGGCTGACCTGACCGACCGCGATTTTGAACACATGCGCAAAGTGGTGGGCTACATCAAACGCCACAGCGCCCAGCGGCCCAAAGAAGTGAAAGGCAGCAACTGGGAATACTCCCTCAAAAATTGGGGGCATAACCCGGAATAA
- a CDS encoding hypervirulence associated TUDOR domain-containing protein: protein MVKKGDSVRWKYASGHAEGKVIEVHKEEVEKTIKGSKIKRNGSKEDPALVIEQEDKDLVLKLESEVEKVGK, encoded by the coding sequence ATGGTTAAGAAAGGAGATTCGGTGCGCTGGAAATACGCCAGCGGTCACGCTGAAGGAAAGGTGATAGAAGTGCACAAGGAAGAAGTGGAAAAGACCATCAAAGGGTCCAAGATAAAACGAAACGGTTCAAAGGAAGATCCGGCGCTGGTGATTGAGCAGGAGGACAAGGATCTGGTTTTGAAACTGGAAAGTGAAGTAGAAAAAGTAGGAAAATAA
- a CDS encoding DUF5694 domain-containing protein — MRFTAILLFVLLLTATTVSAQQTEPVEILFIGFDHLNQLANGTPESEVLSPKKQAELAKLNAALKRFAPDMIMVEVDPKGQARLDSLFRLYRAGSLNLANLEGGRSETYQVGFALGKLLNHQRIYGIDHYDATSQSLLSQGENIEIYRQGLQTLQKTARPLKKAVQQDSLSLYDYVVAINRPEMIQLTHRLFYNTPALVVNGEFSESGTHSADLSKLDKAYIGAEFISLFYNRNLKIYSNILTTQLRNRGRKLLVMMGQTHIGVLQDLVKDNPAYKIIPALTYLAPPK; from the coding sequence ATGAGATTTACGGCTATCCTCCTTTTTGTTCTTTTACTTACCGCAACAACCGTTTCGGCCCAGCAAACCGAGCCGGTTGAAATCCTGTTTATCGGCTTCGATCACCTCAACCAACTGGCAAACGGCACCCCCGAGTCCGAGGTACTGAGCCCGAAAAAACAAGCCGAACTCGCCAAACTCAACGCGGCCCTGAAGCGATTTGCCCCGGATATGATCATGGTGGAAGTAGATCCCAAAGGACAAGCGCGTCTGGACAGTCTGTTCCGGTTGTACCGGGCCGGTTCGCTTAACCTGGCCAACCTGGAGGGAGGCCGCAGCGAAACGTATCAGGTGGGTTTTGCGCTCGGCAAACTGCTCAACCACCAGCGTATTTACGGGATTGATCACTACGACGCCACGTCGCAATCGCTGCTGAGCCAAGGCGAAAACATTGAAATTTACCGGCAGGGCCTGCAAACTCTTCAGAAAACCGCCCGACCGCTTAAAAAAGCCGTGCAGCAAGACAGTCTTTCGCTGTACGATTACGTGGTCGCCATCAACCGGCCCGAGATGATTCAGCTAACCCACCGGCTGTTTTACAACACCCCCGCCCTGGTCGTCAACGGCGAATTTTCGGAATCGGGCACGCACAGCGCTGACCTCAGTAAACTTGACAAAGCGTACATCGGGGCCGAATTCATCAGCCTGTTTTACAACCGGAATCTCAAGATTTATTCGAATATTTTAACTACGCAGCTCAGAAACCGGGGTCGGAAATTGCTCGTCATGATGGGCCAGACGCACATCGGCGTGTTACAGGATCTGGTCAAAGACAATCCGGCGTATAAGATCATCCCGGCGCTGACGTACCTGGCCCCGCCCAAATAG
- a CDS encoding pseudouridine synthase — protein sequence METEQPATGAIPSGRELEILYQSDDLVAVNKPHGLLVHRSIIASDASEFAVQLLRDQLGRRVYPVHRLDRKTGGVLLFALDETMNSLMQQQFAEGQVDKAYLAIVRGYTPDELDIDYPLRVDERSAGSSNAKVGTVQDAFTRLKTLRRTEIPLPFGKHATSRYSLVELTPTTGRLHQLRKHMAHVFHPIIGDRPHGCNKQNRLFKDHFGMETMLLHAQRIHFRHPLTQDEIFITAPWQTEFSRMLTVLFNTPALSENTTPS from the coding sequence ATGGAAACCGAGCAGCCGGCGACGGGCGCAATTCCTTCCGGGCGGGAACTTGAAATTCTTTACCAATCCGACGATCTGGTGGCGGTAAATAAACCGCACGGTTTGCTGGTGCACCGGTCCATCATCGCCAGCGACGCCAGTGAGTTTGCCGTGCAACTGCTGCGCGACCAGTTGGGCCGGCGCGTCTATCCCGTTCACCGGCTCGACCGCAAAACCGGGGGTGTGCTGTTGTTTGCGCTGGATGAAACCATGAATTCGCTCATGCAGCAGCAGTTTGCCGAGGGCCAGGTGGACAAAGCCTACCTCGCCATCGTGCGCGGGTATACCCCCGACGAACTGGACATTGATTATCCGCTGCGGGTCGACGAACGTTCGGCGGGGTCGTCGAACGCCAAAGTGGGCACGGTACAGGATGCATTTACGCGCCTGAAAACCCTCCGGCGCACCGAAATTCCGTTGCCGTTTGGCAAACACGCCACCTCCCGGTATTCGCTCGTGGAGTTGACGCCCACCACCGGGCGACTGCACCAGCTTCGCAAACACATGGCGCATGTTTTCCACCCGATCATTGGCGACCGGCCCCACGGCTGCAACAAGCAAAACCGGTTGTTTAAGGATCATTTCGGGATGGAAACCATGCTGCTGCACGCCCAGCGCATCCACTTCCGGCATCCGCTGACCCAGGACGAAATTTTCATTACGGCACCCTGGCAGACCGAATTCAGCCGGATGCTGACAGTCTTGTTCAACACTCCGGCTTTGAGCGAAAACACGACCCCATCATGA
- a CDS encoding NAD(P)-dependent alcohol dehydrogenase, with product MKAAIIHQYGSSHELHAEEVPKPLVDRIDDPHKVLIRVYAAGINPMDTKVRSGAMNPLLSDNFPKILGGECAGIVEEVGLMVKDIQPGDRVVASLGAEGGGYAEYAVAKDTNIVKLPDGVTFVQAAALPIAAGTALQALLNKGQLRPNDRVLINGATGGVGTFAIQIAKILGAYVTAVCSAEGAALARQLGADQVIDYTTSDFTNGLEKYDVVFDAIGNSSFDDSQNILKEDGVYITTLPSAKQVLNQAITTFTGKKAESLIFTFNHDDMNWLLKQVTDGNLVPVIERTYRLEELALAHAASEAEHVKGKLVVEVQSEPVAEKS from the coding sequence ATGAAAGCTGCCATTATTCATCAATACGGCTCAAGTCACGAATTACACGCAGAAGAAGTGCCCAAACCACTCGTCGACCGCATCGACGACCCGCACAAAGTCCTGATCCGCGTCTACGCGGCTGGTATCAATCCAATGGACACCAAAGTCCGCAGTGGTGCCATGAACCCCCTGTTATCGGATAATTTTCCGAAGATTCTGGGGGGCGAGTGCGCGGGAATCGTGGAAGAAGTGGGCCTGATGGTGAAAGACATACAACCCGGCGACCGTGTGGTGGCTTCTCTGGGAGCCGAAGGGGGCGGTTATGCCGAATACGCCGTTGCCAAAGACACCAACATAGTTAAACTGCCCGATGGCGTAACGTTCGTTCAGGCGGCCGCCCTGCCCATTGCGGCCGGAACCGCGTTGCAGGCCCTGCTCAACAAAGGCCAGCTCCGGCCGAATGATCGCGTGCTCATCAACGGAGCTACGGGGGGCGTCGGTACGTTTGCCATCCAGATTGCCAAAATTCTGGGCGCCTACGTGACGGCAGTTTGCAGCGCGGAAGGAGCCGCCCTGGCTCGCCAGTTGGGCGCCGATCAGGTGATCGATTACACGACCAGCGACTTTACCAACGGACTTGAGAAATACGACGTGGTTTTCGACGCCATCGGCAACAGCTCGTTCGACGATTCGCAGAACATCCTCAAAGAAGACGGGGTGTACATCACGACCCTGCCGTCGGCCAAACAGGTTTTGAACCAGGCCATCACCACGTTTACCGGCAAAAAAGCGGAGTCGCTGATTTTCACGTTCAACCATGATGACATGAACTGGTTGCTGAAGCAGGTCACGGACGGCAACCTGGTTCCGGTCATTGAACGGACCTACCGCCTGGAGGAACTGGCCCTGGCCCATGCCGCCAGCGAAGCCGAACACGTTAAGGGCAAACTGGTGGTGGAAGTCCAGAGCGAACCCGTTGCCGAAAAATCATGA
- a CDS encoding phosphocholine-specific phospholipase C, translating into MLDTRREFLKKAALLAGGTSLFQVFPESIQKALAIDPQPGSTVFDAEHVVILMQENRSFDHCYGMLQGVRGFNDPRAMTLPNQHPVWLQTNGLGETYAPFRLNLKDTKATWMSSLPHSWTNQVDARNNGKYDKWLDSKRSGNKEYAKMPLTMGYYNRDDIPFYYALADAFTVCDQNFCSSLTGTTPNRLYLWTGTIREKPDRSAKANVRNEDVDYGDTARWTTFPERLEDHGISWKIYQNELSLPVGFEGEQEGWLANFTDNPIEWFEQYNVGFSEAYQKHLVKRIDALPGEIQALTDKLKTLPETGAETEKIKKDLARKEAELKMGREHREKYSREKFEQLPQRGKNLHEKAFTTNKNDPDYHALTKLTYHDGSTEREVEIPKGDVLHQFRADVKNKTLPTVSWVVAPENFSDHPSAAWYGAWYISEMLDILTQNPDVWKKTVFILCYDENDGYFDHVPPFVAPHPDKPETGLVSKGIDTSVEHVYMEHELQRKSSNAQKEARASAIGLGYRVPLVIASPWSRGGMVSSEVFDHTSILQFLEVFLSQKTGKKVEEPNITAWRRTVCGDLTSVFRPYNGEKIPLPAFVAKNEFVESIHKAQFKDLPSGYKKLTTDDIEQAKRGASAVVPRQEKGIRAACALPYQLYADGQLSADKKSFGITMQAKNEVFGNQSAGSPFTVYALDNYASAAEKPERGLAVRDYAVSAGDSLTDRWNLTDFEKGTYQFRVNGPNGFFREFIGNANDPHLDIQCDYQRKTSQSKTLTGSVELKITNLDKANPITIEVKDNAYKAPTRTKTVPKGGQASLVLELNKSFGWYDFSVRVAGNSVFEKRYAGRVETGKASFTDPAMGGEIV; encoded by the coding sequence ATGTTAGATACCCGCAGAGAATTCCTCAAGAAAGCCGCCCTGCTCGCCGGTGGCACGAGCCTTTTTCAGGTCTTTCCTGAATCGATCCAGAAAGCCCTCGCCATTGACCCCCAGCCGGGCAGTACGGTTTTTGACGCCGAGCACGTGGTGATTCTGATGCAGGAAAACCGGTCCTTCGACCACTGCTACGGGATGCTACAGGGCGTTCGGGGTTTCAACGATCCACGGGCTATGACGCTGCCCAACCAGCATCCGGTCTGGCTCCAGACCAACGGCCTTGGCGAAACCTACGCGCCGTTTCGGCTGAATCTGAAAGATACCAAAGCGACCTGGATGAGTTCGCTGCCCCACTCCTGGACCAACCAGGTGGACGCCCGCAACAACGGTAAGTACGACAAATGGCTGGACTCCAAGCGCTCCGGCAACAAAGAGTACGCCAAAATGCCCTTGACGATGGGCTATTACAACCGCGACGACATTCCGTTTTACTACGCCCTGGCCGACGCCTTTACGGTTTGCGACCAGAATTTCTGTTCCTCGCTGACCGGTACGACGCCCAACCGGCTCTACCTCTGGACCGGCACCATCCGGGAAAAACCTGACCGCTCGGCCAAGGCCAACGTCCGCAACGAAGACGTGGATTACGGCGATACGGCCCGCTGGACCACCTTCCCCGAACGGCTGGAAGACCACGGTATTTCGTGGAAAATTTACCAGAACGAACTGAGCCTGCCCGTTGGCTTTGAGGGCGAACAGGAAGGCTGGCTGGCCAATTTTACGGACAACCCGATTGAATGGTTTGAGCAATACAACGTCGGTTTTTCGGAAGCCTACCAGAAGCACCTGGTCAAACGCATCGATGCCCTGCCGGGTGAAATTCAGGCGCTGACCGATAAACTCAAAACCCTGCCCGAAACCGGCGCAGAAACCGAAAAGATCAAAAAAGACCTGGCTCGCAAGGAAGCGGAGCTGAAAATGGGCCGCGAACACCGGGAGAAATACAGCCGCGAGAAGTTCGAGCAACTCCCGCAGCGGGGGAAAAACCTGCACGAAAAAGCATTTACGACGAACAAAAACGACCCGGATTATCACGCCCTGACGAAGCTGACCTACCACGACGGCAGCACGGAGCGGGAAGTTGAAATTCCGAAAGGTGACGTGCTGCACCAGTTTCGGGCGGACGTAAAAAACAAAACCCTGCCGACGGTTTCGTGGGTCGTAGCGCCCGAAAACTTCTCGGATCACCCCAGCGCAGCCTGGTACGGCGCGTGGTACATCTCGGAAATGCTCGACATTCTGACGCAGAACCCGGACGTCTGGAAGAAAACGGTTTTCATTCTGTGCTACGACGAAAACGACGGTTATTTCGATCACGTGCCGCCTTTCGTGGCCCCGCATCCCGACAAACCCGAAACTGGTCTGGTGTCCAAAGGCATCGACACGAGCGTGGAGCACGTTTATATGGAGCACGAATTGCAGCGCAAGAGCTCCAATGCCCAAAAGGAAGCCCGCGCAAGCGCGATTGGGCTGGGGTACCGCGTGCCACTCGTCATTGCCTCGCCCTGGAGCCGGGGCGGTATGGTATCGTCGGAGGTGTTTGATCACACGTCCATCCTGCAATTTCTGGAGGTATTTCTGAGCCAGAAAACCGGCAAAAAAGTGGAAGAGCCCAACATCACCGCCTGGCGCCGGACGGTTTGCGGGGACCTCACCTCGGTCTTCCGGCCCTATAACGGCGAAAAAATACCGCTGCCCGCGTTTGTAGCCAAAAATGAATTTGTCGAGAGCATCCACAAAGCGCAGTTTAAAGATCTGCCGTCGGGCTACAAAAAACTAACGACAGACGACATTGAACAGGCAAAACGGGGCGCTTCAGCGGTGGTTCCGCGGCAGGAAAAAGGCATTCGGGCGGCTTGTGCGCTTCCCTATCAGTTGTACGCCGATGGCCAACTGAGCGCCGACAAAAAATCGTTTGGCATCACCATGCAGGCTAAAAACGAGGTTTTTGGCAACCAGTCCGCCGGTTCGCCGTTCACGGTTTACGCCCTTGACAACTACGCATCGGCGGCTGAAAAACCGGAGCGCGGCCTCGCTGTCCGGGATTATGCCGTATCCGCCGGGGACAGCCTGACCGACCGCTGGAACCTCACCGATTTTGAAAAGGGAACCTACCAGTTCCGGGTCAACGGTCCCAACGGTTTTTTCCGGGAATTCATCGGTAACGCCAACGATCCCCACCTCGACATCCAGTGCGACTACCAGCGCAAAACGTCCCAGTCGAAAACGCTGACCGGTTCGGTGGAGCTGAAAATCACCAATCTGGACAAAGCCAATCCGATCACCATCGAAGTCAAAGACAATGCGTACAAAGCCCCGACCAGAACCAAAACCGTTCCGAAGGGCGGACAGGCGAGTCTGGTGCTGGAGTTGAATAAGAGCTTCGGCTGGTATGATTTCAGCGTCCGGGTGGCCGGAAATTCGGTGTTTGAGAAGCGATACGCCGGACGCGTCGAAACCGGCAAAGCGAGCTTCACCGATCCGGCGATGGGCGGAGAAATCGTATAA
- a CDS encoding glycoside hydrolase family 5 protein gives MQRRTFIQHTGLLAAAVSASGPAVLASTPAPAAKNKLPKWKGFNLLDFFSPNPAQSRPATREEYFKWMRDWGFDFVRIPIAYPAYLKFDRSRNITPEEVYQIDEQAVERIDNLVAMAHKHGLHVSLNLHRAPGYCINAGFHEPYNLWRDQQAQDAFNFHWNMWAKRYKNTSSDKISFDLVNEPSMREDMNDQHSKSGPVPGEVYRKVAKAAAEAIRKENPKHLVIADGNSGGSTVIPEITDLNIGQSCRGYHPGIISHYKAPWANKDPENLPMPKWPGQVGDKYLSRAMLEEFYKPWIKLVNQGVGVHCGECGCWNKTPHDVFLAWFGDVLDILTSNGIGFALWEFSGSFGVLDSERTDVAYENWHGHKLDRKLLNLMAKY, from the coding sequence ATGCAACGCAGAACATTTATCCAACATACCGGCCTGCTGGCGGCTGCCGTTAGTGCGTCCGGTCCCGCGGTTTTGGCGTCTACTCCGGCTCCAGCGGCCAAAAACAAACTGCCCAAATGGAAGGGGTTCAACCTGCTGGATTTCTTTTCGCCAAATCCGGCCCAGAGCCGTCCGGCCACCCGGGAGGAGTACTTTAAATGGATGCGGGACTGGGGCTTTGATTTTGTCCGGATTCCCATTGCCTATCCGGCTTACCTCAAATTCGACCGCAGCCGGAACATTACGCCCGAAGAAGTCTACCAGATTGACGAGCAGGCCGTGGAGCGGATTGATAACCTGGTGGCGATGGCCCACAAACACGGCCTGCACGTAAGCCTGAACCTGCACCGCGCGCCCGGCTACTGCATCAATGCCGGTTTTCACGAACCGTATAACCTCTGGCGCGATCAGCAGGCGCAGGATGCGTTTAATTTTCACTGGAACATGTGGGCTAAGCGCTATAAAAACACCTCGTCGGACAAAATCAGCTTTGACCTGGTGAACGAACCGAGTATGCGCGAAGACATGAACGACCAGCATTCCAAAAGCGGGCCGGTGCCGGGCGAGGTGTATCGGAAAGTCGCCAAAGCCGCTGCGGAGGCCATTCGGAAAGAAAACCCCAAGCACCTGGTGATTGCCGACGGCAACAGTGGCGGTTCGACGGTTATTCCCGAAATCACGGACCTGAACATCGGTCAGAGCTGCCGGGGGTATCATCCGGGCATTATTTCGCACTACAAAGCGCCCTGGGCCAACAAAGACCCCGAAAACCTGCCGATGCCCAAATGGCCGGGGCAGGTGGGCGACAAATACCTCAGCCGCGCGATGCTGGAAGAGTTCTATAAACCGTGGATCAAGCTGGTCAATCAGGGGGTGGGCGTCCACTGTGGCGAGTGCGGCTGCTGGAATAAAACGCCCCACGATGTATTTCTGGCCTGGTTTGGCGACGTCCTCGACATCCTGACCAGCAACGGCATCGGCTTTGCGCTCTGGGAATTCAGCGGCTCGTTTGGCGTGCTGGATTCTGAGCGTACGGATGTGGCGTACGAAAACTGGCACGGCCACAAGCTGGACCGGAAATTGTTGAATCTGATGGCAAAATATTGA
- a CDS encoding FISUMP domain-containing protein, with amino-acid sequence MKSVHRLLSKAALLALVVSALTSCNKEPVTPEPGEGGESPVEVPNTPFSSIPDELVGTWYASHNEGPLTENWKNGTFQGEQGFREFRTMIFTKDGRNAVEYTSEVYNLSAGEEKRYLYKITGTLEYKSNPAQLTFHAQSGVMRVYSNLTTGYKESPIKADDLKSYYSVLRNPHGTTFPNETNYLKAQRFDGGNQFSVEYTKVGNDVPTTPGGDGSYSKPPTSGTYVQIGKQYYPTVTIGSQEWMSVNYDGGAGGLKDNNKPQYGTYYKYADLPNVIKIPAGWRLPSREDFVQLLKSQGLELNEWGSTDGEDLASKKKLGQLMAAKGWTKQDGYANNRSGFNAVPGNLRVLNGNPHGEGTNCLLWTSDLNEEEIPLAFQLIQLPSDTYAKFGGYPVGYNPPYLPIRLVRDK; translated from the coding sequence ATGAAGTCCGTACACCGTTTGCTGTCGAAAGCAGCCTTGCTGGCCCTGGTGGTCAGTGCATTGACCAGTTGCAACAAAGAACCCGTAACGCCCGAACCCGGCGAAGGGGGCGAATCACCGGTAGAGGTTCCCAACACACCGTTTTCCTCCATCCCCGACGAACTGGTTGGCACCTGGTACGCCAGCCACAACGAAGGTCCGCTGACGGAAAACTGGAAAAACGGGACGTTTCAGGGGGAGCAGGGTTTCCGCGAATTCCGCACCATGATTTTTACCAAAGACGGCAGAAACGCGGTTGAGTACACGTCGGAGGTGTATAACCTGAGTGCTGGGGAAGAAAAGCGGTATCTCTACAAAATAACGGGGACGCTCGAATACAAGTCCAATCCGGCGCAGTTGACCTTTCACGCCCAGTCTGGCGTCATGCGGGTTTACAGCAACCTGACAACGGGTTACAAGGAATCGCCCATCAAGGCAGACGATCTGAAAAGCTACTACAGTGTTTTGCGGAATCCGCACGGCACCACGTTTCCCAACGAAACCAACTATCTGAAAGCCCAGCGGTTTGACGGCGGCAACCAGTTTTCGGTGGAATACACCAAAGTAGGCAACGACGTTCCTACCACGCCGGGCGGTGACGGAAGCTACTCCAAGCCACCGACCTCCGGCACCTACGTTCAGATTGGCAAACAATATTACCCGACCGTCACCATCGGCTCCCAGGAATGGATGTCGGTCAATTACGATGGGGGCGCGGGCGGCCTGAAAGACAACAACAAACCGCAGTACGGCACTTATTATAAATACGCGGATCTCCCCAATGTAATCAAGATTCCGGCGGGCTGGCGGCTGCCCTCGCGGGAAGATTTTGTTCAACTGCTCAAATCGCAGGGTCTGGAACTAAACGAATGGGGCTCAACCGACGGTGAAGATCTGGCTTCAAAGAAAAAGCTGGGTCAGCTGATGGCGGCAAAGGGCTGGACCAAACAGGATGGCTACGCCAACAACCGGTCGGGTTTTAACGCCGTTCCCGGCAACCTCCGGGTGTTGAACGGCAACCCCCACGGCGAAGGCACCAATTGCCTGCTCTGGACCTCGGACCTGAACGAAGAAGAGATTCCGCTTGCCTTCCAACTCATCCAGTTGCCGAGTGATACCTACGCTAAATTTGGCGGTTATCCGGTCGGCTACAACCCGCCCTACCTTCCCATCCGGCTGGTACGCGATAAGTAA
- a CDS encoding glycoside hydrolase family 26 protein yields MNLVFRFTLILTFLSLYTVCGFSKPGRPGKKRVDPNATEETVALHKNLRKLARKHTLFGHQHATEYGHGWAGDADRSDVKSVTGSHPAVIGVDFSGLSGRPQEAIEKTKIALRQNLADTYNRGGVTTVAWHFSNPVSKGGFYWVDSVSAPAVSMIIPGGSHHETYKQILRTVGEFAQSVRGNDGKLVPMIFRPYHEFDGGWFWWGKPHCTREEFIQLWQFTVSYLRDSVGVHNFLYAYSPDCLFKTEAEFLERYPGDEWVDLVGMDNYADFGRNGRYNVEAGIQKLKIVSDYAKKAGKLAAFTETGLESIPDTTWWTATLLRALRAEKMRLCYVLVWRNDTRSPTHYYAPFPGQASAPDFLKFYQDPYTLFENDLPKLYR; encoded by the coding sequence ATGAACCTGGTTTTCCGTTTTACCCTGATTTTAACGTTCCTGAGCCTGTATACCGTATGCGGCTTTTCCAAACCGGGTCGTCCCGGCAAGAAACGGGTCGATCCCAATGCCACGGAAGAGACCGTTGCACTTCACAAGAATTTAAGGAAACTCGCCAGAAAACACACCCTGTTCGGCCACCAGCACGCAACGGAGTACGGCCACGGCTGGGCGGGTGACGCCGACCGCTCGGACGTTAAATCCGTAACGGGTTCGCATCCGGCCGTCATTGGCGTCGATTTCAGCGGTTTGTCGGGTCGCCCACAGGAAGCCATCGAGAAAACCAAGATTGCACTCCGCCAAAACCTTGCCGACACCTACAACCGGGGCGGGGTGACAACGGTGGCCTGGCATTTTTCGAACCCGGTTTCAAAAGGCGGTTTTTACTGGGTGGATTCGGTCTCGGCGCCGGCGGTTTCGATGATTATTCCGGGCGGTTCGCACCACGAAACCTACAAGCAGATTCTGCGCACGGTGGGCGAGTTTGCCCAGTCCGTCCGCGGCAACGACGGCAAACTGGTACCGATGATTTTCCGGCCCTACCACGAGTTCGACGGCGGCTGGTTCTGGTGGGGCAAACCGCACTGCACCCGCGAAGAGTTCATTCAGCTCTGGCAGTTTACGGTGTCGTACCTGCGCGACAGTGTGGGCGTTCACAATTTCCTCTACGCTTACTCGCCCGACTGTTTATTTAAAACCGAAGCCGAGTTTCTGGAACGGTATCCGGGCGACGAATGGGTGGATCTGGTTGGCATGGACAATTACGCCGATTTTGGCCGCAACGGTCGGTACAACGTCGAAGCCGGAATTCAGAAGCTCAAAATCGTTTCCGATTACGCCAAAAAAGCCGGGAAGCTGGCGGCCTTTACGGAAACCGGTCTGGAATCCATTCCCGATACCACCTGGTGGACCGCCACGCTGCTGCGGGCCCTGCGGGCCGAAAAAATGCGACTCTGCTACGTGCTCGTCTGGCGCAACGACACCCGCTCCCCGACGCATTACTACGCGCCGTTTCCGGGCCAGGCCAGCGCCCCCGACTTTCTGAAATTCTACCAGGACCCGTACACGCTCTTCGAAAACGATCTGCCAAAACTGTATCGGTAA